In Prochlorococcus marinus CUG1415, the sequence AGATTCAGCACATTTCCAATCTCTACAACATTGAAGAACAAGAACAATTAAGCAGAACTTTAACAAATATGAGTTGTGCCGAAAGAGTCTTCTTCTGCAACAGTGGTGCGGAAGCAAATGAATCAGCAATTAAATTAATTAAAAAATATGGGAATACAACAAATAAAGGTAAAGAATCAATTATTCTCGCAGCAGAATCCAGCTTTCATGGAAGGACGCTGGCAGCCTTGAGTGCTACTGGACAGCCCAAATATCAAAAAGGTTTCGAACCAATGATTCAAGGGTTCAAATTTTTTAAATTTAACAATTTTGATTCGGTAAAAAAATTATTTGAAGAGTGTGAAAATAATGATCAAAAAATCTCCGGCGTTTTAGTTGAACCAATACAAGGAGAAGGTGGCGTAATTCCTGGAAGTAAAATATTTTTTAAAAGCCTGCGAGATATATGTGATAAATATCATTCTCTTCTCATTTTAGATGAGGTCCAAAGTGGAGTAGGTCGAACTGGAAAAATGTGGGGTTATGAGAATTTAGAAATTGAACCTGATGGATTCACCCTTGCTAAAGGATTAGGCGGAGGTCATGCAATTGGAGCATTATTGGTAAAAGAAAAAGCCAACATTTTTTCTCCAGGAGATCATGCAAGCACTTTTGGAGGAAACCCTTTCGCCTGTAAAGCTGCCCTAACTGTATTAGAAGAAATAAATAGAAGAAATCTTATCAATAATGTTTATCTAAGAGGGGAACAATTAAGTGCTGGGTTTGAAGAATTGTCAAAAAAATTTCCAAATATTATTAGCGGGAAAAGAGGTTTAGGTTTAATACAAGGTCTGGTGATCAATGATGATTATGCTGATGCAAAAAAAATTACATTAAAAGCTTTTGATAAAGGATTACTGGTAGTTCCTGCAGGAGGAAACGTTGTAAGGATTGTCCCACCATTAGTTATATCGCAAAGAGAAATTAATATTCTTTTGGATAAGCTAAATTCAATTTTTGAAGAGTTATAGCAATTTAAATTTTGAAAAATACAAATTTAAAAATTCTTGAATTATTATCACCTAAATATGAAAGGGATAATATCAAGTTAGGTTTACCAAGAATTAAAAAAGCACTTCAAGAAATTGGTAATCCTTGCAAGAATATCCCTGCGATACAAATTATTGGTACAAATGGGAAAGGATCAATAGCGGCATATTTAGAAAGTATACTTTTTGAAGCTAAAAAGAATTTTGGTGTAACGACATCTCCTCATCTTTTTGACGTATGCGAGAGGATTAGAGTTAATAAAAAAAATATTAACAAAGCTGATTTTGAAAAAATCTATAGATTAATAGAAAAAAATCTTTCAACATTTGAATTAACTCCTTTTGAAAAAATCATTTGCTGCGCACTAAATTTTTTTGACAATGAAAAAGTTGAATTGCTCATTCTTGAAGCTGGCTTAGGGGGACGATTAGACGCGACAACAGCCCATAAATCTAGACCAATAATTGCTATTGGGAATATTGGCTTAGACCATAAAGAATTTCTTGGAGATACGATTGAAAAAATTGCTAAAGAAAAATTAGCAGTTATTGAACAAAACTCGATAGTCATCTCATCCAACCAAAATAGTCAAGTTAAAAATTTAATAACCAAAAAAATTAAAGAGGTTGGAGCAGAAATTATCTGGAAAGATTCAATTTCAAACAGCTATGAGCTTGGATTAAAAGGAATTTTCCAAAAGCAAAATGCTTCAGTAGCTGTTGGAGCAATTGAAGCGCTGAATAATTTGGGATTTAACATTAAAGAAAAACACATATCTGAAGGTCTTAAAAATACTGCTTGGAAAGGAAGGCTAGAAATAATAAATTATTTCAAAAAAGAAATTCTGGTAGATTGTGCGCATAATTATCCTGCTGCAAAAGCACTCTCTAATGAGCGAAGAAATTGGGAGAATGAAGATAAAGGAATTTATTGGATTTTAGGTGTCCAAAGACAAAAAGATATTTACGCAATATTAAAAACACTGCTAAAGAAAAATGATCACTTATTACTTGTTCCAGTTCCAAACCAACCTAGTTGGCAATTAAACGAGCTCTCTCAGATTAAAGAAATTGACTTTCAAAAAATAATTGAATTTAAAAGATTTGAACTTGCCATTGAGTATTTATTTTCCCTAGAACAGTGGCCACCTAATCATCCTGTTCTAACAGGTTCTATTTTTTTAGTTGCTGAATTTATTAAATTTGCAAATAAACAGAAATGTTAAATATTAAATTGTTCCTTTACTTCCCAACCTTCCAATTTTCCTGGATTTAATAGCCCTTTAGGATCAAATTTTAATTTCGCTTTTACTTGATCTGCGTCCACCACTCCTAGGCCTCCGCCTTCGACAGTTAAAACATGGGGATTAAAAATAAACGCACCAAGTTTCTTACAATCTTCCGTTATTTCATTTAATTCATCTATCCCATTCCACTTTAATACAGGCAAAGCTGCTAATCGCGGTGATCCTTGTTGAGAAACTGCCTCTAAATGCCAAAGAACTTTTTTACCCCATTTTTTTCTCAAAAAATTAATCAATTCTAATTCATTATTAAGTGGCAAAAGCATCTGTAAATACGTCCAATTTTTATCCCTAGACCTCATATGAAGAGTTGTATGATTCCATACGACTTCAGAAATTCCATTGACGAGTTTTTCTTCTTCCCCAAGAAGGGTAGATTCAACTTTGAATTTTTTACAAATTAGCTCGATGGTTTTTGTTCCTCCAAGAGTAGATTGAATTAATATCTTGTGACTTCTAGAATTACTTTTAAACCATTTTGGCATTTGATCTACAATTTCTTCTTCAAGAATTGCTCCTAGTTTCAGATCAATTGCTGCGCTCGTAAGAGTTTTTAATATTTCTATTGTTTTTTCAAATTCAATACAGTCAATAACTATTGAATACCACTTACGTTTGATATCAGTAGCAAGTAATAAAGAAGTAATTATTCCATTAGTCCCATAAGCATGATTTAGAGGTTCGGATTCTTCAGCATCAAATTTTAATAATGCAGGTTTTTCATTCATCGTCACTGCCTCTAAACCAATAAGATTTCCTGGATCTCTTAAGAATCCCCACCTAATGGAGCCAATACCTCCTGATCCACCTGCAATAAAACCCCCAATTGTTGCAGTTTTCCAAGTACTAGGAAATAACCTCAATTCCCTCCCATATTTCTCTAATTGTCTATTCAAATCTCCCATAACACAGCCAGACTGTACTTTTACAAAACCTGTATCTGGATCAAATTCTTCTAACTTATTAAAGTGACTCATCTGCATTACCACTCCTTTAAACAATGGGACGGCTTGTCCATAATTACCTGTACCTGAACCCCTTAAAGTAAGTGGGATAGAATATTTCCAACAAATTTCTGCTACTTCCTTTACCGCTTTGTGATCACAAGGTCTTACCACCAAATCAGCAATACATTCGTCTAATTTTTCAGTAAGGATAGGAGAGTAGTTATAAAAATCTTTTGAAAGTCTTTTTATGTCAGATTGGCTTTCAATAATCTCTAAGTTTTTGACTTCTCTAAATTTGTCTATAAATTTAAAACTATTTGATGTCATTAATAAAATTTTTATTGTTTTGTATATAAATTAGCCGATTAGCAATATAACTCGCCTTTTATAAACACTTTTCTCTTTAAGGTACTCGAAAAAACATCTGCCCATCTTTGTGCATCTAAAATTACAAAGTCGGCAGGGCAACCCTTTTTAATTAAACCATCCCATTTTAAGTTTAATAATCTGCTTGGAGCTAAAAAAACAGAAGATAGAGTCATTCTCTCCCACGGATTTAGTTGAAGCATAGGTATCGAGCAAGACAACATATAAAAAGGATCAAAATTACCAAATGGGTACCAGGGATCTTGAACGTTATCACTACCTAGAGATACATCCACGTGTGCTTTTTGTAATTGCTTTATTGGCGCAACTGGTCTTTTTAATGAGGTAGTTTTATTACTTCGATTAAGCAGCCAAAAATTTGTTAGAGGTAAAGCAATAACTTTAATATTTTTTTTAGCCATTTTTTCTCCTAAATTTAAAATCTCTCTATGACTTAGAGAAATAAGACTACTCAAATGACTACAAGTAATTGGAATACTATTAATCTTTAAATTTTCGATTGTCTCCAATAAAACTTTTATTCCTGCTCCAGGCTCAATGATCGATTCATCTATATGCAAATCTATTTCTAATTTATATTTACTCGCGAGAAGAAGCATCTTTGCGAGAAATCTGCTTGTATCTTTTTTATTGAAAGGGGGAACAATAACACCTCCTAAAATTCCTCCATAAGAGGAAAATATTTTTGCCAACTCTTCTCCATTAGAAGTATCCCAAAATTCCAATGGGGCTAGAGCAACGAATTGTAAAGTCAACTCAGATGAAAATTTTTTTTGTAATTTGAAAAGTTCAATCCAAATATTAATTGATTGACTTTTGTATGTATCAATATGACTTCTAATCGCTCTGTATCCATTTTTTATAGCAAGTTTTAATGATTTCTCAACTCTCTCAAGAACCTTATCTGTAGTTCTAGCTTTATGTTCTTCGAGGTTTATTGATAATGCTCCTCCATAGTTTGATTCCAGATTAGGAAAATCTGCCCATGTAAAAGATTTATCAAAATGTGAATGCGTCTCAACAAATCTTGGGAATAGAATATTTTTTGGTTTGTTATCTTTATTTTTTAAAGGCTTTAATTCTGAAACAAAACCATTCTCCCAAATGATAGAAACTGAACAAAATTCCTCCACATCAATATTGAGGTTATCAAAATCTTCTATTAAACAAAGGCTTCTGGGAATAAGAACCTCAGCGGTGCCGGAATTACTCAAATTTTTTAATTTTCTTCTATTTTAAATCATAAGAAAACTTTACTGAATAATAAAATAATTCAAATTTCGATAAATGATAAAAATAACTATGAAAAATTACCTTGAGTTGTTAAATTTATAAATGTGAGGCGGGCGTCGCCAAGTGGTTAAGGCAGCGGCTTGTGGCGCCGCTATTCGGGGGTTCGAATCCCCTCGCTCGCCCTCAAAAAAATTGCAGCAAAATTATTTAACTTGTAATTTTGAATTAAAGAATCATAAAAAATTCCTAGCAAAGTGCTAACAAAACCAGACGCAAAAAAATTTGAAAAGAATTCAACTACTGGCAGTTATTGGATAACTACATTTGGATGCCAAATGAACAAGGCTGATTCTGAGAGAATGGCTGGGACATTAGAGAAAATGGGATATACCAGAGCAGATAATGAATTAAATGCCGATTTGGTGTTATACAATACATGCACTATCAGAGATAATGCGGAGCAAAAAGTTTATAGCTTTCTAGGAAGACAAGCAAAAAGAAAGCACAAAACACCTAGCCTAAAACTTGTTGTTACAGGTTGCCTTGCTCAGCAGGAGGGGGAGTCCTTACTAAGAAGAGTCCCAGAACTCGATCTAGTAATGGGGCCTCAACACGTAAACAACCTTGAGAATCTTCTGGGGAAAGTTGATTTAGGAAATCAAGTGGCTGCCACAGAAGAAATCTTCATTTCTGAAGACATAACAAGTGCCAGAAGAGAAAGCTCTATTTGTGGCTGGGTTAATATCATTTATGGATGTAATGAAAGATGTTCATATTGTGTAGTTCCCTCTGTCAGAGGGAAAGAGCAATCAAGATATCCAAATGCGATAAAAAATGAGATACAAAAATTAGCTGATGATAATTTTAAAGAAATTACTCTTTTGGGTCAGAATATTGATGCTTATGGTAGAGATCTGCCAGGAACTACAAAAGAGGGTAGAAAAGAAAATACTTTAACAGATCTTTTATATTATATTCATGATGTTAATGGGATTAATCGAATAAGATTTGCTACTAGTCATCCAAGATATTTTTCAAAAAGATTGATTCAAGCTTGTTATGAACTTGATAAAGTCTGTGAACATTTCCATATTCCCTTCCAAAGTGGAAATGATGAAATCTTAAAACAAATGTCAAGAGGATATACTATCAAAAAGTATAAAAATATTATCGAGAATATAAGATCATTGATGCCAGATGCATCAATCACAGCTGACGCAATAGTTGCTTTCCCAGGAGAAACCGAACAACAATATCAAGATACATTAAAGCTAATATCAGATATTGGCTTTGATCAAGTAAATACAGCAGCATACTCTCCAAGGCCAAATACGCCTGCAGCAGTTTGGACTAATCAACTTCCTGAAGAATTAAAAAAAGCTAGATTGAATGAAATTAATGCTTTGGTCGAGAAAACTGCTAGGAGTAGAAATCAAAGATACATGAATAATATTGAAAGTGTTTTAATTGAGGGTTTAAATCCAAAAAATTCTTCACAAATCATGGGTAGAACTAGGACTAATAGATTAACTTTCGTAGAGATTCCCAAAAACATTAAATTTAATTTTGCATTGGGAGATGAGATAGATGTCAGAATAAATGAAGCAAGACCTTTTTCTTTAACAGGCGAACTTTGCTTATAACTTTTACTAAATGATCAGGAAACATAAAAAATGTGTAGGATTAATATTTGGTGGGGATTCTAATGAACATGAAGTATCGATATCCTCTGCAAAAACAGTTTTTCAAGCCTTTAATTCAAAAATAAACAAACAACGCTTTACTGTTAGAGCCTTTTATATAAATAAATATGGAGTTTGGTTTGATAGTGATCTCTCAGAGAAGATCCTAATTGATGAAATTGAAAACAATACAACAATAAAACAAGAAATTTTTAATCAAGAAAAAATTAACTTCCTAGAAGGAATTAATTTTCAAAATGTTGATGTTTGGTTCCCCCTTCTGCATGGATTTAATGGTGAAGACGGATCAATTCATGGCTTACTGAAATTTACTAAGAAACCTTTAGTCGGATGTGGAATTATAGGCTCTGCTCTAGGAATGGATAAAATAATGATGAAAACAATTTTCTCAGATCTTAAACTTCCACAAGTTAATTATCTAGTTTTTCAAAATAAAGATCTCAGTGATAAAGAAGTAAAAAATAAGTTGATTGATGAGATTTTAAAAAAATTTAATTTTCCTGTTTTTGTTAAACCATCTAACTCTGGATCATCTCTTGGTATTTCTAAAGTCACAAATGAATGTGAAATATTTGAAGCATTAGAAAAGGCTAGGATAATAGATCAAAGAATTTTAATAGAGGAAGGTTTAGAGGTAAGAGAGATTGAATGCGGAATAATTGGAAATGCAAAACTCTTAACCTCTGAGATAGGCGAAGTAAATTACGAAAGTGATTGGTATGATTACGATTCAAAATACAACTTAAATAATCAGATAACTATCCCAGCTGAAATAGATTCTAAAATCACCAAAGAAATTAAAAAAATTGCAGTTCGAAGTTGTAGAGCACTTAATATTTTTGGTTTTGCAAGAATAGATTTCTTTTTAGAAAAATCGTCTAATAAAATCTTGTTAAATGAAATAAATACAATTCCTGGTTTCACAAAAAAAAGTATGTTTCCAATGCTTTGGAAAGCTTCAGGTTTAAATATTGAAGAACTTGTGGCTAAACTAGTAGATATATCTCTAGATTTATAATTCAAATCAAATGTTGCATGGACTTCTTTGGTTGCCATTACTATTTATCTTCGTTTTATTAACTGCTCTGGGATGGTTAGAAAGAAGAAGGCAAAATCTTTTTAGGAGCTGGGCGAATGGTTCTGAACTTTGTAAGTTAGATAGTTCAGGTGCAGCGTCCTTAAAAGATGGGGAATTAAGATGGAGCGCATTTGAAGCTGGTACATTTGAAGAAAAAGATAGTTTCATAATCAAGAAACTAGAATTAGTTGAATTAATGGCCCTAACTTCAGGAGAAGCTCCTCTAACAAATGAATCTCAAGGAAAGTGCAGGTTGAGATTAGTAGGTGATGGGAAAGAGATGGATGTACCATTTTCAGATGCAGAACAGGCGAGAAAATGGATGGACCAATTAATGGAAAAGGCTCGATGTGATTTGTGAAAAACCAAAAAGAAATTCACCCTAGAAGCTTTTTATTTCTAATTTTATTTCTATTTTCGACAAGCTTAATAAGTTTAAAAACCCTAAAAAAGGTTAATATTCAGGACATTAGAATTTCTGGGAGTGAATTATTCTCGAAGAGTGACCTGGTAAAAAATTCATCTTTAAAATTTCCAATCCGATTAATTTTTATTAAAACTAATTTTTTAGAAAAAGAGTTAAAACAAAATTTATCGCTAAAGAATGTTTCAGTGCGTAGAGAAATATTGCCTTTTGGTTTGAAAGTTCATATGAAAACAAGAATTCCAATAGCATACGGAGAAAGAATATTTAATGACGAAAAAATCTCAGGTTTTATTGATAAAGATGGAATTTTTATCAACAAACAAAATGCAGAAGATATATATTTGAGCAAATTAACTATACAAGTTTTTGGTTGGAAAGAAAAATTCAAAAAAATATTATCTGAAATTTTAATTGCCCAAGAGAATTATGAATTTGATATAGTTAAAATAACTTTTTCAACCAATGGGTTTCTAACAGTTGAGGAAAAGGATTTAAAAACAATATTCTTAGGATTCAACCCAAATTTAATCACCTATCAATTACAAATAATAAATAACCTAAAAAATGAATTTAAGAAAAATAATTTTTCTACGAAAATAGATAATATTGATCTTACTAATCCAAATAAACCAAAAATAAAAGTGTTCAAACCCTAATATTTGAAAATTGATATTAAATATTTTTTTTTAATTATTGTAGTGTTGATGTGGGTTTAGCATTTAAAACAAAATATTTAATAATTAAATATTTTAAGGATTTTCCTCAACAAACTCCTACAGATGAGCTTAGTAAGTTCATAATGCACCCAATACTAGTATTAGATCCCTATTTAAGAGATGAGCTTCGGTAACAATCCAAACTTTGATCAATCGAGAGAAATTCTTCCAAGCCAAAACGCCAAAATAGAAGTTATTGGTGTGGGCGGAGGTGGAAGTAACGCTGTAAACAGGATGATTGATAGTGATCTTGAAGGCGTGTCATTCAGAGTTCTTAATACTGATGCGCAAGCCTTACTGCAGTCCTCTGCTGAGCGAAGGGTCCAGTTAGGTCAGAATTTAACAAGAGGGCTTGGAGCGGGAGGAAATCCAAGTATAGGTCAAAAGGCTGCAGAAGAATCTAGAGATGAGCTTCAACAATCACTAGAGGGATCCGACTTGGTTTTCATAGCAGCAGGAATGGGTGGAGGTACTGGCACAGGAGCAGCTCCAGTTGTTGCTGAAGTAGCAAAGCAAAGCGGTGCATTAACAATTGGAATAGTAACTAAACCTTTTTCTTTCGAAGGGAAAAGGAGAATGCGTCAAGCAGAAGAAGGAATTGCAAGGTTAGCAGAAAATGTTGATACTCTTATTGTCATACCAAATGATCGGTTAAAAGAAGTTTCATCTGGTGCCTCTATTCAAGAGGCGTTTAGGAATGCAGATGATGTTTTAAGAATGGGGGTTCAAGGGATAAGTGAAGTAATTACACGCCCAGGCGAGGTAAATCTTGACTTTGCGGATGTGAGATCAGTCATGACTGAAGCCGGTACAGCTCTTCTTGGTGTGGGTATTGGATCTGGTCGATCTAGAGCGATAGAAGCTGCTCAAGCGGCCATCAATAGTCCATTACTAGAAGCAGGAAGAATTGATGGGGCAAAAGGTTGCCTTGTAAATATTACTGGAGGGAGAGATTTGACTCTTGACGATGTCAACTCAGTTGGAGAAGTTATTAGTGATGTCGTAGATCAGGATGCGAATATAATAGTTGGTCAAGCAGTAAACGAAGATATGGAAGGAGAGATACAAGTTACCGTCATTGCAACTGGTTTTGATACAAACCAACCATTGAAGCAACAAAGAATTAGAAACAGATTATCTAATCAATCTTTTTATAATGATTCCAATAATAAAGACTTAGGAGCAAATATTCCAGAATTTTTGAAGTTAATGCAGAATAAGAAAGATATAGACTAACTATTAGTTAAAATAGAGTGACTCGGTTATCTCGCCTGCCTCAAGCATCCCTTGTGGCTGCTACCTTCCGGTCCTGACCAGGTTTAGGCGTTAAAACCGCGAAAGGCCGAGTCATAACAATAATAGCAATTCTTGATTAAAAAAGATACATAAATTTCTTATGTTACCTTCAGACCTCGTTAAGTATAAAGAAAAATCTCAAAAAATTATTGCACTAACTGCATGGGACTCAATATCAGGATCCATTGCAGAACAAGCTAATCCTGATCTCGTGCTAGTAGGAGATTCCTTAGCAATGGTCTGTTTAGGATACAAATCTACATTGCCATTAACTTTAGAAAACATAATTTATCACACTAATGCTGTTTCGAGAGGGTTTAAAAAGAAAATCGAAGATCAACCTTTGGTCGTTTCCGACATGCCTTTTCTGACTTACCAATGTGGAGAGGATAAAGCTGTGGAGTATGCAGGGAAAATTATTCAAAGCACTTATGCAAAAGCTGTAAAGGTAGAAGGGGCTGAACCAGAAATACAAACAGTTATTTCTAGATTAATAAGAATGGGAATCCCTGTTATGGGTCATATAGGCCTTACGCCACAAAGCTATTTAAATCTAGGTTTAAAGAAACAAGGAGAAAGCTTAGAAAGCCAAGAAAAAATCAAGAAAGAAGCTTCAATTCTTGAAAAATTAGGATGTTTTTCAATAGTTCTTGAACATATTCCTGAATTGCTAGCTAAAGAAATACAAAATAACTTAAACATTCCCATAATAGGCATCGGTGCAGGTAATTATTGTGATGGACAAGTAAGAGTTACTGCAGATTTGTTAGGCCTTAATGATGATCAACCACCATTTTGCCAACCGATTATTCAAGGAAAGAAATTATTTGAGGATAAATTAAAAGAATGGGTAGACTCTGAAAGACTTAACTAATCACCTACATTTTGTGGCAAGTAGCAATTAGCCGAAAAGCTAGTATTAGCAAAAGTTTTTAAGTAGGAAGAAACAAAAAAAGCTTATTAAATTCATTCTCAAATTAAAACTTATAAAAAACCCTTTTACCAGGTATTTCCATCTTCACATCCTTCTTTAGTTGAATCGCCACAAGTTTTAATAACTTCGCCAGTCTTTGGATTTAAATCTACTTCAAACCAAGTATCTCTACCATCTAAAGGTAGAGCTTTAGCTTTGAAACAACTATATTGATCTATTGCTTGAATTTCGTATCCTATAAATTCATTTTCATCTAAAAAGGTCTCAATACTATTCCAAGTTAAGTCTGCTTTGTTTTTAGTCTTTCTATCCACACATTCTCTAGTAACAGTGAGTAAACCATTTTTTACTGAAGAAGCTCTTGCCATTGACTGAACTTTCGGAAAGTTAGGAATTGCAACAAGGGAAAGTACAACAAAGCACAAGATAAATGGACTCAAGGCATACAAGATAATTAATAAACATCCATCGATTAAATAATCGTTTGATTTATTTTTTGGATGATTATTATTTTCAATCATTGCTTCTTATAAAAAAGAGGATTGCTATACCATCTAATTTAGATCAACTATCAAATTATTTCTTTGAAGAGATTTGCTTTACCTTTTGTTAAAGAAGTTTCTGAAGGGATTTTTTTATCATCTAAGATCAGAGCAAAGCAAGTGATACCAATGGTCTTAGCTATGACAAAAAGGATATGATTAATCTTAATTAATCTCATCCCACCACTTAAACATGGAAATAAGAATTTGATTGCTTAGCTCCATTCCTTTAGGCTCAGATAAAAAGAATCTATTACCCTTTCTAACTAATAATCCACGTTCAAAAAATATTTCCCATGCTTGAAGCAATTTACTAAAGTTACTTTGAAATTTTTTGTTTTCCCAGTTTTGTTCTTTAAACACCTCATAGATATCTAAACCCTCTCTAAGTCTCAATCCCAACATTATTTTCTCATCAAGTTCTT encodes:
- the miaB gene encoding tRNA (N6-isopentenyl adenosine(37)-C2)-methylthiotransferase MiaB: MNKADSERMAGTLEKMGYTRADNELNADLVLYNTCTIRDNAEQKVYSFLGRQAKRKHKTPSLKLVVTGCLAQQEGESLLRRVPELDLVMGPQHVNNLENLLGKVDLGNQVAATEEIFISEDITSARRESSICGWVNIIYGCNERCSYCVVPSVRGKEQSRYPNAIKNEIQKLADDNFKEITLLGQNIDAYGRDLPGTTKEGRKENTLTDLLYYIHDVNGINRIRFATSHPRYFSKRLIQACYELDKVCEHFHIPFQSGNDEILKQMSRGYTIKKYKNIIENIRSLMPDASITADAIVAFPGETEQQYQDTLKLISDIGFDQVNTAAYSPRPNTPAAVWTNQLPEELKKARLNEINALVEKTARSRNQRYMNNIESVLIEGLNPKNSSQIMGRTRTNRLTFVEIPKNIKFNFALGDEIDVRINEARPFSLTGELCL
- a CDS encoding D-alanine--D-alanine ligase family protein, which gives rise to MIRKHKKCVGLIFGGDSNEHEVSISSAKTVFQAFNSKINKQRFTVRAFYINKYGVWFDSDLSEKILIDEIENNTTIKQEIFNQEKINFLEGINFQNVDVWFPLLHGFNGEDGSIHGLLKFTKKPLVGCGIIGSALGMDKIMMKTIFSDLKLPQVNYLVFQNKDLSDKEVKNKLIDEILKKFNFPVFVKPSNSGSSLGISKVTNECEIFEALEKARIIDQRILIEEGLEVREIECGIIGNAKLLTSEIGEVNYESDWYDYDSKYNLNNQITIPAEIDSKITKEIKKIAVRSCRALNIFGFARIDFFLEKSSNKILLNEINTIPGFTKKSMFPMLWKASGLNIEELVAKLVDISLDL
- the panB gene encoding 3-methyl-2-oxobutanoate hydroxymethyltransferase, with translation MLPSDLVKYKEKSQKIIALTAWDSISGSIAEQANPDLVLVGDSLAMVCLGYKSTLPLTLENIIYHTNAVSRGFKKKIEDQPLVVSDMPFLTYQCGEDKAVEYAGKIIQSTYAKAVKVEGAEPEIQTVISRLIRMGIPVMGHIGLTPQSYLNLGLKKQGESLESQEKIKKEASILEKLGCFSIVLEHIPELLAKEIQNNLNIPIIGIGAGNYCDGQVRVTADLLGLNDDQPPFCQPIIQGKKLFEDKLKEWVDSERLN
- a CDS encoding bifunctional folylpolyglutamate synthase/dihydrofolate synthase codes for the protein MKNTNLKILELLSPKYERDNIKLGLPRIKKALQEIGNPCKNIPAIQIIGTNGKGSIAAYLESILFEAKKNFGVTTSPHLFDVCERIRVNKKNINKADFEKIYRLIEKNLSTFELTPFEKIICCALNFFDNEKVELLILEAGLGGRLDATTAHKSRPIIAIGNIGLDHKEFLGDTIEKIAKEKLAVIEQNSIVISSNQNSQVKNLITKKIKEVGAEIIWKDSISNSYELGLKGIFQKQNASVAVGAIEALNNLGFNIKEKHISEGLKNTAWKGRLEIINYFKKEILVDCAHNYPAAKALSNERRNWENEDKGIYWILGVQRQKDIYAILKTLLKKNDHLLLVPVPNQPSWQLNELSQIKEIDFQKIIEFKRFELAIEYLFSLEQWPPNHPVLTGSIFLVAEFIKFANKQKC
- a CDS encoding aspartate aminotransferase family protein; this encodes MNTYSRFDISFKEGKGCWLWDKTGKKYLDAVAGIATCSLGHSDRVLRRRLSTQLKKIQHISNLYNIEEQEQLSRTLTNMSCAERVFFCNSGAEANESAIKLIKKYGNTTNKGKESIILAAESSFHGRTLAALSATGQPKYQKGFEPMIQGFKFFKFNNFDSVKKLFEECENNDQKISGVLVEPIQGEGGVIPGSKIFFKSLRDICDKYHSLLILDEVQSGVGRTGKMWGYENLEIEPDGFTLAKGLGGGHAIGALLVKEKANIFSPGDHASTFGGNPFACKAALTVLEEINRRNLINNVYLRGEQLSAGFEELSKKFPNIISGKRGLGLIQGLVINDDYADAKKITLKAFDKGLLVVPAGGNVVRIVPPLVISQREINILLDKLNSIFEEL
- the ftsZ gene encoding cell division protein FtsZ is translated as MSFGNNPNFDQSREILPSQNAKIEVIGVGGGGSNAVNRMIDSDLEGVSFRVLNTDAQALLQSSAERRVQLGQNLTRGLGAGGNPSIGQKAAEESRDELQQSLEGSDLVFIAAGMGGGTGTGAAPVVAEVAKQSGALTIGIVTKPFSFEGKRRMRQAEEGIARLAENVDTLIVIPNDRLKEVSSGASIQEAFRNADDVLRMGVQGISEVITRPGEVNLDFADVRSVMTEAGTALLGVGIGSGRSRAIEAAQAAINSPLLEAGRIDGAKGCLVNITGGRDLTLDDVNSVGEVISDVVDQDANIIVGQAVNEDMEGEIQVTVIATGFDTNQPLKQQRIRNRLSNQSFYNDSNNKDLGANIPEFLKLMQNKKDID
- a CDS encoding cell division protein FtsQ/DivIB produces the protein MKNQKEIHPRSFLFLILFLFSTSLISLKTLKKVNIQDIRISGSELFSKSDLVKNSSLKFPIRLIFIKTNFLEKELKQNLSLKNVSVRREILPFGLKVHMKTRIPIAYGERIFNDEKISGFIDKDGIFINKQNAEDIYLSKLTIQVFGWKEKFKKILSEILIAQENYEFDIVKITFSTNGFLTVEEKDLKTIFLGFNPNLITYQLQIINNLKNEFKKNNFSTKIDNIDLTNPNKPKIKVFKP
- a CDS encoding FAD-binding oxidoreductase; its protein translation is MTSNSFKFIDKFREVKNLEIIESQSDIKRLSKDFYNYSPILTEKLDECIADLVVRPCDHKAVKEVAEICWKYSIPLTLRGSGTGNYGQAVPLFKGVVMQMSHFNKLEEFDPDTGFVKVQSGCVMGDLNRQLEKYGRELRLFPSTWKTATIGGFIAGGSGGIGSIRWGFLRDPGNLIGLEAVTMNEKPALLKFDAEESEPLNHAYGTNGIITSLLLATDIKRKWYSIVIDCIEFEKTIEILKTLTSAAIDLKLGAILEEEIVDQMPKWFKSNSRSHKILIQSTLGGTKTIELICKKFKVESTLLGEEEKLVNGISEVVWNHTTLHMRSRDKNWTYLQMLLPLNNELELINFLRKKWGKKVLWHLEAVSQQGSPRLAALPVLKWNGIDELNEITEDCKKLGAFIFNPHVLTVEGGGLGVVDADQVKAKLKFDPKGLLNPGKLEGWEVKEQFNI
- a CDS encoding amidohydrolase family protein, with the translated sequence MSNSGTAEVLIPRSLCLIEDFDNLNIDVEEFCSVSIIWENGFVSELKPLKNKDNKPKNILFPRFVETHSHFDKSFTWADFPNLESNYGGALSINLEEHKARTTDKVLERVEKSLKLAIKNGYRAIRSHIDTYKSQSINIWIELFKLQKKFSSELTLQFVALAPLEFWDTSNGEELAKIFSSYGGILGGVIVPPFNKKDTSRFLAKMLLLASKYKLEIDLHIDESIIEPGAGIKVLLETIENLKINSIPITCSHLSSLISLSHREILNLGEKMAKKNIKVIALPLTNFWLLNRSNKTTSLKRPVAPIKQLQKAHVDVSLGSDNVQDPWYPFGNFDPFYMLSCSIPMLQLNPWERMTLSSVFLAPSRLLNLKWDGLIKKGCPADFVILDAQRWADVFSSTLKRKVFIKGELYC